One genomic window of Columba livia isolate bColLiv1 breed racing homer chromosome 9, bColLiv1.pat.W.v2, whole genome shotgun sequence includes the following:
- the LOC102084357 gene encoding thiamine transporter 2 isoform X4, which yields MVNIILLTNFVLSFAAEAMGCWKPEKSNTWTFPTLILCFYGFFCMMKPSEPFLTPYLTGPDKNLTIDEVTNQIFPVWTYSYLALLVPVFLITDYVRYKPVLLLQGISFITTWLLLLFAHGVVAMQVVEFFYGMVTATEVAYYAYIYSVVSTEHYQRVTSYCRSITLAAATVAAVLGQLLVSLADVSYFHLNAITLASVSLAFLCSFLLPMPQKSMFFHRKGIPGTLPGPDKVVATADLRCQEDQGSAPAGRGPTPEPQADHAKPQNHVLRVLVQLGKDLRDCYSSRKLLYWSLWWALATAGFNQVVNYIQVLWDFRAPSHSSAVYNGAVEAIATFLSSVTSFVVQYMKINWDLFGELALGIFSAIDAGSLFLMHFTTNIWACYASYLIFKACYMLLITIATFQIAVNLSMERYALMFGFNNFVALVIQTILTVVVVDSKGLGLGIVTQLRSKPGLHLNMNNRVFCP from the exons ATGGTCAATATCATCCTTCTAACGAACTTTGTCCTGAGCTTTGCTGCAGAGGCCATGGGCTGCTGGAAGCCAGAGAAAAGCAACACCTGGACTTTTCCCACCCTGATCCTCTGCTTCTATGGATTCTTCTGCATGATGAAACCATCAGAACCTTTCCTAACCCCCTATTTAACAGGACCAGATAAAAATCTGACCATAGATGAG GTTACCAACCAGATTTTCCCTGTTTGGACATACTCCTACCTTGCACTCCTTGTCCCAGTCTTCCTGATCACAGACTATGTGCGCTACAAGcccgtcctcctcctccaggGCATCAGCTTCATCACCACGTGGCTCTTGCTCCTCTTTGCACATGGAGTGGTGGCCATGCAGGTGGTGGAATTCTTCTACGGGATGGTGACAGCCACCGAGGTCGCCTACTACGCCTACATCTACAGCGTCGTCAGCACCGAGCACTACCAGAGAGTGACGAGCTACTGCAGAAGTATCACTCTTGCTGCAGCCACCGTCGCTGCCGtgctgggacagctgctggTTTCCTTAGCAGATGTATCCTACTTTCACCTTAACGCCATTACTTTGGCTTCCGTGTCCCTGGCATTCCTGTGCTCCTTTCTGCTCCCAATGCCTCAAAAGAGTATGTTCTTCCACAGGAAAGGCATCCCAGGAACACTCCCAGGCCCAGATAAAGTTGTGGCTACAGCTGACTTGAGGTGCCAAGAGGACCAGGGCTCTgcacctgctggcaggggacCAACACCTGAGCCACAGGCTGACCATGCCAAGCCCCAGAACCACGTGCTCAGAGTACTGGTGCAGCTGGGCaaggacttgagggattgctaCAGCTCAAGGAAACTTCTGTACTGGTCCCTGTGGTGGGCTCTGGCTACAGCAGGCTTTAACCAGGTTGTGAATTACATCCAGGTGCTGTGGGACTTCAGAGCTCCCtctcacagctctgctgtgtacAACGGAGCTGTTGAAGCAATAGCAACTTTTCTGA gCTCAGTAACATCTTTTGTAGTACAATATATGAAAATTAACTGGGACCTTTTTGGAGAACTGGCTTTGGGAATTTTCTCTGCAATAGATGCTGGTTCTCTATTTCTCATGCACTTTACTACCAACATCTGGGCATGTTATGCCAGCTATCTCATTTTCAAAGCATGTTATATGCTCCTCATAACAATAGCAAC GTTTCAGATCGCAGTCAATCTGAGCATGGAGCGCTATGCCTTGATGTTTGGATTTAACAACTTTGTTGCGCTGGTGATTCAGACCATTCTTACAGTAGTCGTCGTGGATTCAAAAGGCCTGGGACTGGGCATAGTGACTCAG CTCAGAAGCAAACCTGGTCTGCATCTCAACATGAATAATAGAGTTTTCTGTCCATAG
- the LOC102084357 gene encoding thiamine transporter 2 isoform X1 — MVNIILLTNFVLSFAAEAMGCWKPEKSNTWTFPTLILCFYGFFCMMKPSEPFLTPYLTGPDKNLTIDEVTNQIFPVWTYSYLALLVPVFLITDYVRYKPVLLLQGISFITTWLLLLFAHGVVAMQVVEFFYGMVTATEVAYYAYIYSVVSTEHYQRVTSYCRSITLAAATVAAVLGQLLVSLADVSYFHLNAITLASVSLAFLCSFLLPMPQKSMFFHRKGIPGTLPGPDKVVATADLRCQEDQGSAPAGRGPTPEPQADHAKPQNHVLRVLVQLGKDLRDCYSSRKLLYWSLWWALATAGFNQVVNYIQVLWDFRAPSHSSAVYNGAVEAIATFLSSVTSFVVQYMKINWDLFGELALGIFSAIDAGSLFLMHFTTNIWACYASYLIFKACYMLLITIATFQIAVNLSMERYALMFGFNNFVALVIQTILTVVVVDSKGLGLGIVTQFLIYGSYFAVIAGIFLIRSICMLVSSKCQRKLARSCKDHRNHAEHQSKEQIVTGYTTWL, encoded by the exons ATGGTCAATATCATCCTTCTAACGAACTTTGTCCTGAGCTTTGCTGCAGAGGCCATGGGCTGCTGGAAGCCAGAGAAAAGCAACACCTGGACTTTTCCCACCCTGATCCTCTGCTTCTATGGATTCTTCTGCATGATGAAACCATCAGAACCTTTCCTAACCCCCTATTTAACAGGACCAGATAAAAATCTGACCATAGATGAG GTTACCAACCAGATTTTCCCTGTTTGGACATACTCCTACCTTGCACTCCTTGTCCCAGTCTTCCTGATCACAGACTATGTGCGCTACAAGcccgtcctcctcctccaggGCATCAGCTTCATCACCACGTGGCTCTTGCTCCTCTTTGCACATGGAGTGGTGGCCATGCAGGTGGTGGAATTCTTCTACGGGATGGTGACAGCCACCGAGGTCGCCTACTACGCCTACATCTACAGCGTCGTCAGCACCGAGCACTACCAGAGAGTGACGAGCTACTGCAGAAGTATCACTCTTGCTGCAGCCACCGTCGCTGCCGtgctgggacagctgctggTTTCCTTAGCAGATGTATCCTACTTTCACCTTAACGCCATTACTTTGGCTTCCGTGTCCCTGGCATTCCTGTGCTCCTTTCTGCTCCCAATGCCTCAAAAGAGTATGTTCTTCCACAGGAAAGGCATCCCAGGAACACTCCCAGGCCCAGATAAAGTTGTGGCTACAGCTGACTTGAGGTGCCAAGAGGACCAGGGCTCTgcacctgctggcaggggacCAACACCTGAGCCACAGGCTGACCATGCCAAGCCCCAGAACCACGTGCTCAGAGTACTGGTGCAGCTGGGCaaggacttgagggattgctaCAGCTCAAGGAAACTTCTGTACTGGTCCCTGTGGTGGGCTCTGGCTACAGCAGGCTTTAACCAGGTTGTGAATTACATCCAGGTGCTGTGGGACTTCAGAGCTCCCtctcacagctctgctgtgtacAACGGAGCTGTTGAAGCAATAGCAACTTTTCTGA gCTCAGTAACATCTTTTGTAGTACAATATATGAAAATTAACTGGGACCTTTTTGGAGAACTGGCTTTGGGAATTTTCTCTGCAATAGATGCTGGTTCTCTATTTCTCATGCACTTTACTACCAACATCTGGGCATGTTATGCCAGCTATCTCATTTTCAAAGCATGTTATATGCTCCTCATAACAATAGCAAC GTTTCAGATCGCAGTCAATCTGAGCATGGAGCGCTATGCCTTGATGTTTGGATTTAACAACTTTGTTGCGCTGGTGATTCAGACCATTCTTACAGTAGTCGTCGTGGATTCAAAAGGCCTGGGACTGGGCATAGTGACTCAG TTTTTAATTTATGGCAGTTACTTTGCAGTCATAGCTGGGATTTTCTTGATCCGAAGCATATGCATGCTTGTCTCAAGCAAATGCCAAAGGAAACTAGCAAGGTCTTGCAAAGATCATCGGAACCACGCTGAACACCAATCCAAAGAGCAGATTGTAACTGGCTACACGACGTGGCTGTAG
- the LOC102084357 gene encoding thiamine transporter 2 isoform X5, with amino-acid sequence MVNIILLTNFVLSFAAEAMGCWKPEKSNTWTFPTLILCFYGFFCMMKPSEPFLTPYLTGPDKNLTIDEVTNQIFPVWTYSYLALLVPVFLITDYVRYKPVLLLQGISFITTWLLLLFAHGVVAMQVVEFFYGMVTATEVAYYAYIYSVVSTEHYQRVTSYCRSITLAAATVAAVLGQLLVSLADVSYFHLNAITLASVSLAFLCSFLLPMPQKSMFFHRKGIPGTLPGPDKVVATADLRCQEDQGSAPAGRGPTPEPQADHAKPQNHVLRVLVQLGKDLRDCYSSRKLLYWSLWWALATAGFNQVVNYIQVLWDFRAPSHSSAVYNGAVEAIATFLSSVTSFVVQYMKINWDLFGELALGIFSAIDAGSLFLMHFTTNIWACYASYLIFKACYMLLITIATFQIAVNLSMERYALMFGFNNFVALVIQTILTVVVVDSKGLGLGIVTQS; translated from the exons ATGGTCAATATCATCCTTCTAACGAACTTTGTCCTGAGCTTTGCTGCAGAGGCCATGGGCTGCTGGAAGCCAGAGAAAAGCAACACCTGGACTTTTCCCACCCTGATCCTCTGCTTCTATGGATTCTTCTGCATGATGAAACCATCAGAACCTTTCCTAACCCCCTATTTAACAGGACCAGATAAAAATCTGACCATAGATGAG GTTACCAACCAGATTTTCCCTGTTTGGACATACTCCTACCTTGCACTCCTTGTCCCAGTCTTCCTGATCACAGACTATGTGCGCTACAAGcccgtcctcctcctccaggGCATCAGCTTCATCACCACGTGGCTCTTGCTCCTCTTTGCACATGGAGTGGTGGCCATGCAGGTGGTGGAATTCTTCTACGGGATGGTGACAGCCACCGAGGTCGCCTACTACGCCTACATCTACAGCGTCGTCAGCACCGAGCACTACCAGAGAGTGACGAGCTACTGCAGAAGTATCACTCTTGCTGCAGCCACCGTCGCTGCCGtgctgggacagctgctggTTTCCTTAGCAGATGTATCCTACTTTCACCTTAACGCCATTACTTTGGCTTCCGTGTCCCTGGCATTCCTGTGCTCCTTTCTGCTCCCAATGCCTCAAAAGAGTATGTTCTTCCACAGGAAAGGCATCCCAGGAACACTCCCAGGCCCAGATAAAGTTGTGGCTACAGCTGACTTGAGGTGCCAAGAGGACCAGGGCTCTgcacctgctggcaggggacCAACACCTGAGCCACAGGCTGACCATGCCAAGCCCCAGAACCACGTGCTCAGAGTACTGGTGCAGCTGGGCaaggacttgagggattgctaCAGCTCAAGGAAACTTCTGTACTGGTCCCTGTGGTGGGCTCTGGCTACAGCAGGCTTTAACCAGGTTGTGAATTACATCCAGGTGCTGTGGGACTTCAGAGCTCCCtctcacagctctgctgtgtacAACGGAGCTGTTGAAGCAATAGCAACTTTTCTGA gCTCAGTAACATCTTTTGTAGTACAATATATGAAAATTAACTGGGACCTTTTTGGAGAACTGGCTTTGGGAATTTTCTCTGCAATAGATGCTGGTTCTCTATTTCTCATGCACTTTACTACCAACATCTGGGCATGTTATGCCAGCTATCTCATTTTCAAAGCATGTTATATGCTCCTCATAACAATAGCAAC GTTTCAGATCGCAGTCAATCTGAGCATGGAGCGCTATGCCTTGATGTTTGGATTTAACAACTTTGTTGCGCTGGTGATTCAGACCATTCTTACAGTAGTCGTCGTGGATTCAAAAGGCCTGGGACTGGGCATAGTGACTCAG TCATAG
- the LOC102084357 gene encoding thiamine transporter 2 isoform X7, with amino-acid sequence MVNIILLTNFVLSFAAEAMGCWKPEKSNTWTFPTLILCFYGFFCMMKPSEPFLTPYLTGPDKNLTIDEVTNQIFPVWTYSYLALLVPVFLITDYVRYKPVLLLQGISFITTWLLLLFAHGVVAMQVVEFFYGMVTATEVAYYAYIYSVVSTEHYQRVTSYCRSITLAAATVAAVLGQLLVSLADVSYFHLNAITLASVSLAFLCSFLLPMPQKSMFFHRKGIPGTLPGPDKVVATADLRCQEDQGSAPAGRGPTPEPQADHAKPQNHVLRVLVQLGKDLRDCYSSRKLLYWSLWWALATAGFNQVVNYIQVLWDFRAPSHSSAVYNGAVEAIATFLSSVTSFVVQYMKINWDLFGELALGIFSAIDAGSLFLMHFTTNIWACYASYLIFKACYMLLITIATSWYGLAMSFKASMET; translated from the exons ATGGTCAATATCATCCTTCTAACGAACTTTGTCCTGAGCTTTGCTGCAGAGGCCATGGGCTGCTGGAAGCCAGAGAAAAGCAACACCTGGACTTTTCCCACCCTGATCCTCTGCTTCTATGGATTCTTCTGCATGATGAAACCATCAGAACCTTTCCTAACCCCCTATTTAACAGGACCAGATAAAAATCTGACCATAGATGAG GTTACCAACCAGATTTTCCCTGTTTGGACATACTCCTACCTTGCACTCCTTGTCCCAGTCTTCCTGATCACAGACTATGTGCGCTACAAGcccgtcctcctcctccaggGCATCAGCTTCATCACCACGTGGCTCTTGCTCCTCTTTGCACATGGAGTGGTGGCCATGCAGGTGGTGGAATTCTTCTACGGGATGGTGACAGCCACCGAGGTCGCCTACTACGCCTACATCTACAGCGTCGTCAGCACCGAGCACTACCAGAGAGTGACGAGCTACTGCAGAAGTATCACTCTTGCTGCAGCCACCGTCGCTGCCGtgctgggacagctgctggTTTCCTTAGCAGATGTATCCTACTTTCACCTTAACGCCATTACTTTGGCTTCCGTGTCCCTGGCATTCCTGTGCTCCTTTCTGCTCCCAATGCCTCAAAAGAGTATGTTCTTCCACAGGAAAGGCATCCCAGGAACACTCCCAGGCCCAGATAAAGTTGTGGCTACAGCTGACTTGAGGTGCCAAGAGGACCAGGGCTCTgcacctgctggcaggggacCAACACCTGAGCCACAGGCTGACCATGCCAAGCCCCAGAACCACGTGCTCAGAGTACTGGTGCAGCTGGGCaaggacttgagggattgctaCAGCTCAAGGAAACTTCTGTACTGGTCCCTGTGGTGGGCTCTGGCTACAGCAGGCTTTAACCAGGTTGTGAATTACATCCAGGTGCTGTGGGACTTCAGAGCTCCCtctcacagctctgctgtgtacAACGGAGCTGTTGAAGCAATAGCAACTTTTCTGA gCTCAGTAACATCTTTTGTAGTACAATATATGAAAATTAACTGGGACCTTTTTGGAGAACTGGCTTTGGGAATTTTCTCTGCAATAGATGCTGGTTCTCTATTTCTCATGCACTTTACTACCAACATCTGGGCATGTTATGCCAGCTATCTCATTTTCAAAGCATGTTATATGCTCCTCATAACAATAGCAAC GTCATGGTATGGTCTGGCCATGTCTTTCAAAGCTTCTATGGAGACTTAA
- the LOC102084357 gene encoding thiamine transporter 2 isoform X6: MVNIILLTNFVLSFAAEAMGCWKPEKSNTWTFPTLILCFYGFFCMMKPSEPFLTPYLTGPDKNLTIDEVTNQIFPVWTYSYLALLVPVFLITDYVRYKPVLLLQGISFITTWLLLLFAHGVVAMQVVEFFYGMVTATEVAYYAYIYSVVSTEHYQRVTSYCRSITLAAATVAAVLGQLLVSLADVSYFHLNAITLASVSLAFLCSFLLPMPQKSMFFHRKGIPGTLPGPDKVVATADLRCQEDQGSAPAGRGPTPEPQADHAKPQNHVLRVLVQLGKDLRDCYSSRKLLYWSLWWALATAGFNQVVNYIQVLWDFRAPSHSSAVYNGAVEAIATFLSSVTSFVVQYMKINWDLFGELALGIFSAIDAGSLFLMHFTTNIWACYASYLIFKACYMLLITIATQVMVWSGHVFQSFYGDLTTCLAWSVKAEKK; this comes from the exons ATGGTCAATATCATCCTTCTAACGAACTTTGTCCTGAGCTTTGCTGCAGAGGCCATGGGCTGCTGGAAGCCAGAGAAAAGCAACACCTGGACTTTTCCCACCCTGATCCTCTGCTTCTATGGATTCTTCTGCATGATGAAACCATCAGAACCTTTCCTAACCCCCTATTTAACAGGACCAGATAAAAATCTGACCATAGATGAG GTTACCAACCAGATTTTCCCTGTTTGGACATACTCCTACCTTGCACTCCTTGTCCCAGTCTTCCTGATCACAGACTATGTGCGCTACAAGcccgtcctcctcctccaggGCATCAGCTTCATCACCACGTGGCTCTTGCTCCTCTTTGCACATGGAGTGGTGGCCATGCAGGTGGTGGAATTCTTCTACGGGATGGTGACAGCCACCGAGGTCGCCTACTACGCCTACATCTACAGCGTCGTCAGCACCGAGCACTACCAGAGAGTGACGAGCTACTGCAGAAGTATCACTCTTGCTGCAGCCACCGTCGCTGCCGtgctgggacagctgctggTTTCCTTAGCAGATGTATCCTACTTTCACCTTAACGCCATTACTTTGGCTTCCGTGTCCCTGGCATTCCTGTGCTCCTTTCTGCTCCCAATGCCTCAAAAGAGTATGTTCTTCCACAGGAAAGGCATCCCAGGAACACTCCCAGGCCCAGATAAAGTTGTGGCTACAGCTGACTTGAGGTGCCAAGAGGACCAGGGCTCTgcacctgctggcaggggacCAACACCTGAGCCACAGGCTGACCATGCCAAGCCCCAGAACCACGTGCTCAGAGTACTGGTGCAGCTGGGCaaggacttgagggattgctaCAGCTCAAGGAAACTTCTGTACTGGTCCCTGTGGTGGGCTCTGGCTACAGCAGGCTTTAACCAGGTTGTGAATTACATCCAGGTGCTGTGGGACTTCAGAGCTCCCtctcacagctctgctgtgtacAACGGAGCTGTTGAAGCAATAGCAACTTTTCTGA gCTCAGTAACATCTTTTGTAGTACAATATATGAAAATTAACTGGGACCTTTTTGGAGAACTGGCTTTGGGAATTTTCTCTGCAATAGATGCTGGTTCTCTATTTCTCATGCACTTTACTACCAACATCTGGGCATGTTATGCCAGCTATCTCATTTTCAAAGCATGTTATATGCTCCTCATAACAATAGCAAC ACAGGTCATGGTATGGTCTGGCCATGTCTTTCAAAGCTTCTATGGAGACTTAACAACCTGTCTGGCATGGTCTGTAaaggcagagaagaaataa
- the LOC102084357 gene encoding thiamine transporter 2 isoform X3, protein MVNIILLTNFVLSFAAEAMGCWKPEKSNTWTFPTLILCFYGFFCMMKPSEPFLTPYLTGPDKNLTIDEVTNQIFPVWTYSYLALLVPVFLITDYVRYKPVLLLQGISFITTWLLLLFAHGVVAMQVVEFFYGMVTATEVAYYAYIYSVVSTEHYQRVTSYCRSITLAAATVAAVLGQLLVSLADVSYFHLNAITLASVSLAFLCSFLLPMPQKSMFFHRKGIPGTLPGPDKVVATADLRCQEDQGSAPAGRGPTPEPQADHAKPQNHVLRVLVQLGKDLRDCYSSRKLLYWSLWWALATAGFNQVVNYIQVLWDFRAPSHSSAVYNGAVEAIATFLSSVTSFVVQYMKINWDLFGELALGIFSAIDAGSLFLMHFTTNIWACYASYLIFKACYMLLITIATFQIAVNLSMERYALMFGFNNFVALVIQTILTVVVVDSKGLGLGIVTQLLCSHSWDFLDPKHMHACLKQMPKETSKVLQRSSEPR, encoded by the exons ATGGTCAATATCATCCTTCTAACGAACTTTGTCCTGAGCTTTGCTGCAGAGGCCATGGGCTGCTGGAAGCCAGAGAAAAGCAACACCTGGACTTTTCCCACCCTGATCCTCTGCTTCTATGGATTCTTCTGCATGATGAAACCATCAGAACCTTTCCTAACCCCCTATTTAACAGGACCAGATAAAAATCTGACCATAGATGAG GTTACCAACCAGATTTTCCCTGTTTGGACATACTCCTACCTTGCACTCCTTGTCCCAGTCTTCCTGATCACAGACTATGTGCGCTACAAGcccgtcctcctcctccaggGCATCAGCTTCATCACCACGTGGCTCTTGCTCCTCTTTGCACATGGAGTGGTGGCCATGCAGGTGGTGGAATTCTTCTACGGGATGGTGACAGCCACCGAGGTCGCCTACTACGCCTACATCTACAGCGTCGTCAGCACCGAGCACTACCAGAGAGTGACGAGCTACTGCAGAAGTATCACTCTTGCTGCAGCCACCGTCGCTGCCGtgctgggacagctgctggTTTCCTTAGCAGATGTATCCTACTTTCACCTTAACGCCATTACTTTGGCTTCCGTGTCCCTGGCATTCCTGTGCTCCTTTCTGCTCCCAATGCCTCAAAAGAGTATGTTCTTCCACAGGAAAGGCATCCCAGGAACACTCCCAGGCCCAGATAAAGTTGTGGCTACAGCTGACTTGAGGTGCCAAGAGGACCAGGGCTCTgcacctgctggcaggggacCAACACCTGAGCCACAGGCTGACCATGCCAAGCCCCAGAACCACGTGCTCAGAGTACTGGTGCAGCTGGGCaaggacttgagggattgctaCAGCTCAAGGAAACTTCTGTACTGGTCCCTGTGGTGGGCTCTGGCTACAGCAGGCTTTAACCAGGTTGTGAATTACATCCAGGTGCTGTGGGACTTCAGAGCTCCCtctcacagctctgctgtgtacAACGGAGCTGTTGAAGCAATAGCAACTTTTCTGA gCTCAGTAACATCTTTTGTAGTACAATATATGAAAATTAACTGGGACCTTTTTGGAGAACTGGCTTTGGGAATTTTCTCTGCAATAGATGCTGGTTCTCTATTTCTCATGCACTTTACTACCAACATCTGGGCATGTTATGCCAGCTATCTCATTTTCAAAGCATGTTATATGCTCCTCATAACAATAGCAAC GTTTCAGATCGCAGTCAATCTGAGCATGGAGCGCTATGCCTTGATGTTTGGATTTAACAACTTTGTTGCGCTGGTGATTCAGACCATTCTTACAGTAGTCGTCGTGGATTCAAAAGGCCTGGGACTGGGCATAGTGACTCAG TTACTTTGCAGTCATAGCTGGGATTTTCTTGATCCGAAGCATATGCATGCTTGTCTCAAGCAAATGCCAAAGGAAACTAGCAAGGTCTTGCAAAGATCATCGGAACCACGCTGA
- the LOC102084357 gene encoding thiamine transporter 2 isoform X2, producing the protein MGCWKPEKSNTWTFPTLILCFYGFFCMMKPSEPFLTPYLTGPDKNLTIDEVTNQIFPVWTYSYLALLVPVFLITDYVRYKPVLLLQGISFITTWLLLLFAHGVVAMQVVEFFYGMVTATEVAYYAYIYSVVSTEHYQRVTSYCRSITLAAATVAAVLGQLLVSLADVSYFHLNAITLASVSLAFLCSFLLPMPQKSMFFHRKGIPGTLPGPDKVVATADLRCQEDQGSAPAGRGPTPEPQADHAKPQNHVLRVLVQLGKDLRDCYSSRKLLYWSLWWALATAGFNQVVNYIQVLWDFRAPSHSSAVYNGAVEAIATFLSSVTSFVVQYMKINWDLFGELALGIFSAIDAGSLFLMHFTTNIWACYASYLIFKACYMLLITIATFQIAVNLSMERYALMFGFNNFVALVIQTILTVVVVDSKGLGLGIVTQFLIYGSYFAVIAGIFLIRSICMLVSSKCQRKLARSCKDHRNHAEHQSKEQIVTGYTTWL; encoded by the exons ATGGGCTGCTGGAAGCCAGAGAAAAGCAACACCTGGACTTTTCCCACCCTGATCCTCTGCTTCTATGGATTCTTCTGCATGATGAAACCATCAGAACCTTTCCTAACCCCCTATTTAACAGGACCAGATAAAAATCTGACCATAGATGAG GTTACCAACCAGATTTTCCCTGTTTGGACATACTCCTACCTTGCACTCCTTGTCCCAGTCTTCCTGATCACAGACTATGTGCGCTACAAGcccgtcctcctcctccaggGCATCAGCTTCATCACCACGTGGCTCTTGCTCCTCTTTGCACATGGAGTGGTGGCCATGCAGGTGGTGGAATTCTTCTACGGGATGGTGACAGCCACCGAGGTCGCCTACTACGCCTACATCTACAGCGTCGTCAGCACCGAGCACTACCAGAGAGTGACGAGCTACTGCAGAAGTATCACTCTTGCTGCAGCCACCGTCGCTGCCGtgctgggacagctgctggTTTCCTTAGCAGATGTATCCTACTTTCACCTTAACGCCATTACTTTGGCTTCCGTGTCCCTGGCATTCCTGTGCTCCTTTCTGCTCCCAATGCCTCAAAAGAGTATGTTCTTCCACAGGAAAGGCATCCCAGGAACACTCCCAGGCCCAGATAAAGTTGTGGCTACAGCTGACTTGAGGTGCCAAGAGGACCAGGGCTCTgcacctgctggcaggggacCAACACCTGAGCCACAGGCTGACCATGCCAAGCCCCAGAACCACGTGCTCAGAGTACTGGTGCAGCTGGGCaaggacttgagggattgctaCAGCTCAAGGAAACTTCTGTACTGGTCCCTGTGGTGGGCTCTGGCTACAGCAGGCTTTAACCAGGTTGTGAATTACATCCAGGTGCTGTGGGACTTCAGAGCTCCCtctcacagctctgctgtgtacAACGGAGCTGTTGAAGCAATAGCAACTTTTCTGA gCTCAGTAACATCTTTTGTAGTACAATATATGAAAATTAACTGGGACCTTTTTGGAGAACTGGCTTTGGGAATTTTCTCTGCAATAGATGCTGGTTCTCTATTTCTCATGCACTTTACTACCAACATCTGGGCATGTTATGCCAGCTATCTCATTTTCAAAGCATGTTATATGCTCCTCATAACAATAGCAAC GTTTCAGATCGCAGTCAATCTGAGCATGGAGCGCTATGCCTTGATGTTTGGATTTAACAACTTTGTTGCGCTGGTGATTCAGACCATTCTTACAGTAGTCGTCGTGGATTCAAAAGGCCTGGGACTGGGCATAGTGACTCAG TTTTTAATTTATGGCAGTTACTTTGCAGTCATAGCTGGGATTTTCTTGATCCGAAGCATATGCATGCTTGTCTCAAGCAAATGCCAAAGGAAACTAGCAAGGTCTTGCAAAGATCATCGGAACCACGCTGAACACCAATCCAAAGAGCAGATTGTAACTGGCTACACGACGTGGCTGTAG